CTCATGGTCAAGGCGCTCGAGGAGAACCCCGAGATGACCGACGTCAGCGACTTCACCGCCGACTCCGGCGAGGGGCGCTGGACCGTGGAGGAGGGCATCGACAACGCCGTGCCCATGCCGGTCATCTCGGCCGCGCTCTTCGCCCGCTTCGTCTCCCGCCAGCAGGTCAGCCCGGCCATGCAGGCCGTGGCCGCGCTGCGCGGCCAGTTCGGTGGGCACCAGGTCATGACCGTCGCCGAGGGCGAGGCACTGCGGGCCGAGGCGGCGAAGGGGGTCGCCTCCCCCGAGGCCAGCGAGGCCCAGGAGGAGAAGAAGGTCAGCCCGGCGGCCGCACCCACCGAGTCGTCGAAGGGCGACGCCGCGGCGGCCGGCCCCACCTCCGGGACGGAGAGCACCGGTGGAGCGCCCGGACCGACGAGCGGGTCCGGGTCGACCGAGTGACGTGTACGTCCGCCACCTGAGCATCGGCGACTTCCGCAGCTACCCCGCCGCCGAGCTCGCCCTGGAGCCGGGGGTGACCACCCTCGTCGGCCTCAACGGGCAGGGCAAGACCAACCTCGTCGAGGCGATCGGCTACGTGGCCTCGCTCTCCAGCCACCGGGTCGCGACCGACCAGCCGCTCGTGCGCTTCGGCACCGACCGGGCGATCGTGCGGGCCGCCGTCGTGCGGGACGAGCGGGAGAGCCTCGTCGAGCTGGAGATCACGCCCGGCAAGGCCAACCGCGCCAAGCTGAACCGATCCCACCTTCCCCGCACCCGCGACGTCCTCGGCACCCTGCGGACGGTGCTCTTCGCCCCCGAGGACCTCGCCCTGGTCAAGGGCGACCCCGGGGAGCGGCGGCGCTTCCTCGACGATCTGCTCGTCCAGCGCCAGCCCCGCTGGGCCGGAGTGCGCTCGGACTACGACAAGATCGTGCGCCAGCGCGGGGCGCTGCTGAAGTCCGCCGCTTCGCTCCTGGGCTCCAGGCGAGGTCGACGGCGTCGCAGCTCCGCGGCTCCCGAGGGCGTCGACCCCGCGGCCGCGGCCGAGGACGCGCTGCGCACCCTCGAGATCTGGGACGACCACCTGGCCACGGTCGGTGCCCAGCTGCTCTACGCCCGGCTGCGTCTCCTGCGCGACCTCGTGCCGCACCTCCAGGAGGCCTATCGAGAGGTCAGCGCCAACCAGTCCGAGGCCACTGCGGTCTACCGCTCGTCCCTGCACGACGAGGCAGCCGAGGCGATCGCGGCCGGGGAGGTTCCCGAGGTCGACGAGCTGCGCTCGATGATCCTGGAGTCGCTCGCCCGGGTACGCGAGCAGGAGGTCGAGCGGGGGGTCAACCTCGTCGGTCCCCACCGCGACGACCTCGTGCTGGGCCTCGGGCCGATGCCGGCGAAGGGGTACGCCTCCCACGGTGAGTCGTGGTCCTTCGCGCTCGGGTTGCGGCTGGCGGCCTACCACCTGCTGCGCCGGGACCTCGGTGACGACCCGGTGCTGGTCCTCGACGACGTCTTCGCCGAGCTCGACAGCGGCCGGCGCGAGCGCCTGGCCGCGCTCGTCAGCGACTGCGAGCAGGTGCTCATCACCGCCGCGGTCCCCGCGGACGTGCCCGAGTCCCTGGCGGGACGGCGCTACACCGTCTCGCTCGGTGAGGTCGGCGAGGCGACATGAGCGAGGGTGAGGGCGTCCCGTCGGGTGCCGGCGGTGAGCCGAACCCGGACGACGTCCCGGAACCTGTCACGGGGCCCGTCCCGGCCGAGGACGACGAGGTCGAGCCGAGCGTCGAGGACGCCGCCTTGACCGCGCTCGCCCGGGCGCGCGCCATGGCCGCGAAGAAGGGGCTGCGCCCGGGGATGAAGCCCCGGCCCAAGCGGCGCCGGCAGCACCCACAGGCGCCGAAGGGTACCCGTGGGCGTGACCCGATGACCATCGGTGACCAGGTCGACCGCCTCGTCGACAACCGCGGCTGGCAGGTCGACGTCGCGGCCGGCTCGGTCATGGGCCGGTGGGACGAGATCGTCGGGCGGGAGGTGGCCGAGCACTGCCAGCCGGTCAGCTTCGAGGACGGGGTGCTGTCCGTGCGCGCCGACTCGACGGCCTGGGCCACGCAGATCCGCCTGCTGTCCAGCTCCCTGCTCGGGCGCATCACTGACGCCGCCGGCCCCGACGTCGTCCACGAGCTGCGGGTGCACGGGCCGAGCGCGCCCTCCTGGTCCCGTGGCCCCCGTCGCTCCAGCGACGGTCGCGGTCCCCGCGACACCTACGGGTGAGTGGGTGCACGACGACGCCCCCTCCCCACCGGCAGGACCGGAGCGAAGGGGGCGGTCGCTGTCTCTCAGAGCTTGCCCGCGACGAGGCTCTCCAGAAGGAAGATGAAGGTGTCGTGCGCCTCGATCTGCGTCCAGTGACCCGTCCTCGGGATGATGTGCAGTGAGGCGTCCGGGAGGTTCTTTGCCAGCCAGGTGCTGGACTCCACCGGGACGATGATGTCGTCTCGGCCGTGCACGCACAGGACCTTGTGCCCGATGGTGGCCATCTCCTGCGCGGTGAAGCCCGGCTTGGGTGCACCCGGGTCGAACATCGCCGCGTGCGAGCGCTTGATGTCACTGCGCTGGATGTAGGGCATCCGCTCGTCGACGACCTCGTCGACCTTGTCACCGAGCACATCGATGTCGTAGACGAAGGAGGACAGCAACTTCTTCATCGATGCCGGCGTGGGGTCGGCGTAGAAGCCGAAGAGGTGCTGCAGGCCTTCGGTGACCGGCAGGTCGGGTGCGCCGCCGGAGCCCATGAGCAGCATCTTCCCGACGCGGTCACCATCCAGGAGAGCCATCTCCAACGAGATCATCCCGCCCATCGAGTTGCCGACGAGGGTGATCGGGCCGGACACCTCGAGCGCATCCAGCAGCTCGAAGAGGGTGCGCGCCTGGATCGCGTTGAGGGCCTTCATCCCGCGGGGCGGGTCCGTCAGGTGGGTCGAGTCGCCGAAGCCGATCATGTCGGGTGCGATGCAGTAGTAGCGGTCGCCCAGCTCCTCGATGACCGCCTTCCAGTTCGACGTCCCGGTGGCGCCCGGGCCGGAGCCGTGGAGCAGGAGGAGGGGGGTCATGCTCGGGTCCCCGGTGCTGTGCACGCGGTAGGTGACCTCCGCCAGGCGGACGTCCCGGCTCGTGACCTCAGCGTTCTTCGTCGGCATTGACGTGTCCTTCGTTGCGATGGTGGGAGATGCCGTGGTTGACACCGGCATCTCTAGAGTGATTACTACACACTAGGGTGCCCGACGCGGACCTACAAGCCTCCTATCACATGTATGAAGACCGGCTGTCTGTCCTCCATGTGGATGCTTGTGCTGATGTAGTCACTACAGTGAAGGTGGATCCAGATGAGATTGGCGAGTCGTGGTGGGCGCGGGGTGGTCCTGCCGGGCGGTGAAAACGGTCCATTGGTGGCCTGGGACATCGCCGAACTCAGCGCGGGGAGGATCGGTCCGGACCCCATGGACATGTATGCGTCGGTGGACGTCATCCGTGACCTGGTGGCAGCTGCCGATCCGGACGTTGCCACCCCCGTGACGATCGAGGACCTCGATGCGCCCGTCCCTCGGCCGGCGGCGGTCGTGGCGATCGGCCTCAACTACGCCGAGCATGCGCACGAGTCGGGGTTCGAGGCGCCTGCGGAACTGCCCCCTGTCTTCACGAAGTGGCCCAGCTCGATCACCAGCGCCCACGATCAGATCGTCCTTCCCGCAGGATCGGTGGACTGGGAGGTCGAGGTCGTCGCTGTGCTGGGGCGCGCGCTCCATCGCGCAGCGGAAGAGGATGTGGTCGACGCGTTGGCCGGGGTCACCGTGGGTCAGGACCTGTCCGAACGGGACCGACAGCTGAGCGGACCGGCTCCGCAGTTCGGTCTCGCCAAGTCCTTCCCCGGCTTCTCCCCCATCGGGCCGTGGGTGGTCACCCTCGACGACGCTCCTGGCCTGGACGACCTGCACCTGGGGTGCGCCGTGGACGGTGAGGTGGTCCAGGACGGGACCACCGCGCATCTGCTCTACCCGGTGGTCCGAGCAGTCGCGGAGCTGTCCCAGATCCTCACCTTCCAGCCGGGGGACCTCGTCTTCACCGGCACTCCCGACGGAGTGGGGATGGCGCGCCGGCCGCCGCGGTACCTGCAGTCCGGGCAGACGCTCTCGAGCTGGGTCGATGGCGTCGGCCGCATGGAGCACCAACTCGTCACGGAGTAGTGGTCGCCACACCTACCGCCCCATCAGTGAATCGATTATTACAGGGTAGTTCGCTCTGAACTATTGCCAGTACGAGAACCAGTGTGCTTCCCTATACCAACCACTACACGGTAATGCGTCACTGTTGCCGTGCCAGTGACTGGTAGTGACCCATCTGCGTCCAGCAGACCGCCGCGCCAGCGGCATGACACGGCAAAGGAGCCGACCATGTCCCGCACCACCACCACGTCCCTGAGAGGACTGGCCGCTGTGGCCACGCTCTCCCTGACTCTCTCGGCCTGCGGCGCAGGCGAACAGGCCTCGGGGGGTAACGCATCCGCGGACAGTTCCGGCGCGCAGGCCGCTTCCGTCGACGAGGCGAAGGCCCAGGTCGAGGAATGGAGCAAGGAGATCACCGAGTGGCCGGAGGTCACCGAGATCGCCGATCCTGCCGACCTGCGGGGAAAGACGGTCACGATCGTCCCGCTCGGGGACCAGATCCCGGTCATCCACGGTGTGGGCGTGGGTGAGGAGCAGGCCCTGGAGGAGCTGGGGGCGAAGGTGAACGTCTGCGACGGCAAGTTCAACCCGTCGGAGATCGCGGCGTGCTTGAAGACCGCCGGAGACCGGGACGTCGACTACGTCATCACGAACTTCGTCGACTACGACATGGTCCCGGCAGCTATCGATGACCTGACCGCCAAGGGTACGAAGGTCCTGGTCGGGTCGATGCACGAGTCGAAGAACGCCCCCAAGAGCGACAACCTGGCCTTCTACGACGCCACGGAGCGCGTTGCCCTCCTCTACGAAGCGATGGCCACCGACGCCGTCGCCGGCCAGGGCCAGGAGACGCACCCGCTCTTCCTCAAGCTCATGGACTCCTCGACCACCGAGGTCGCCAGCGAGCGGATGATCACGAAGTTCGAGGAGCTGTGCCCCGGTTGCCGGAGCGACTCCGTCGAGTTCACCACCGCCAACCTCGACAAGCTGAGCTCGACCGTCTCGGCGGCCCTCGTCAGCAACCCGGACACCAACGCGATCATCGTTCCCGTCGACACCTTCGTTCCTCCGGCCATCCAGGGCGCCAAGAGCGCCAACAAGATGGACCAGGTCGAGATCTACAGCTCGAGCAGCGACCTCGCCGGCCTCCAGCGAGTGCAGGACGGCACCCAGGCGAGCGACCTCGGGACGCCGGTGATCTTCGAGGGGTGGAAGCACGTCAACGCCCTCATGCAGATGGCCTCCGGTGAGGAGGTCCAGCCGGCCGATGTCCTCGTCACCCGTGCGTTCACTCCGGAGAACGTCGACGACCTGCAGCTCGACCCGAAGACCTACCTCACCGACGACTGGTTCGGCACCGGGTACCGGGACGAGTTCCTTGCCGCATGGGGAGCCGAGTAGGACATGGTCACACTGATGAGGCTGGAGGCCCGGGGGATCACCAAGACCTTCGGTTCCAACAACGTGCTCGAGGACGCCGAGCTGGTCATCCGACCGGGCGAGATCCACGCCCTCATCGGCCAGAACGGCTCGGGCAAGTCGACCCTCGTCAAGGTCCTCACGGGGTACCACGCTCCCGACGAGGGCGGCTCGCTCCGGATCGACAACACGGCACTGGCACTGCCGGTCCAGTGGTCCCAGGCCCAGGCTGCAGGGATCTCCGTGGTCCACCAGGACCTGGGACTGCTGGACCAGCTGTCGGTCGCCGAGAACATCGGTATCGGCGGGTACACGGCCCACCGGATCACCCGGAAGATCGACTGGGCGGCGCAGCGCGCCGTCGCCAACAGCGTCCTTGCCCGCCTCGGTCTCGACGTGGACCCGAGCACGCCGGTCGCCCGGCTCTCCGCCTCGGCGCGGGCGGAGGTCGCCATCGCCCGCGCGCTGCGCGACCAGCAGCCGGGTCAGGGCCTGGTGATCCTCGACGAGGCCACCCGGTCGTTGGCCAGGGAGGAGCTCGCTGCCTTCCACACCCTCCTGCGACGCGTGGTCGCCGATGGCACGAGCGTGCTCATGGTCAGCCACAACCTCGACGAGGTCCTCTCGCTCTCCGACAAGGTGACCGTGCTGCGTGACGGCCGGGTCGCGGGTGCCGGGGTGGCGACCGCAGACCTCGATGAGGCGGAGCTGGCCCGACTGATGCTCGGCAAGAGCGTCGACGCGGCAACCCGCCGCTCGGCCGTCCCCCCGCCCGATGCGCAGGCGATGGTCGTCACCGGCCTCTCCGGTTCCGGCGTGGAGGACCTGGACCTCACCGTGCGCGCCGGTGAGGTCGTCGGTCTCACCGGACTGCCGGGCTCGGGATTCGAGTCGGTTCCCTACCTCATCACCGGTGCACGCGAGGCCTCCGCCGGTGCCATCGACGTCGGCGACCGCCGGCTGCGTGCTGCCGGACTGAGCGTGAGCACGGCCCTGCGCAACGGTATCGCCCTGCTCCCCGAGGGACGGATCCGTGAGGGACTCGCCCTGGAGATGTCGCTCCGCGACAACATCGCCCTGCCCAACCTGAGACGTCGTGGCCGGCCCTGGCACGTGGCACGCGGGTGGCAGGACTCGGACAGCCACCACTACATCGACCTCCTCGACATCACGACCACCGGTCCGCAGGCCCTGGTCAAGGAGCTCTCGGGAGGCAACCAACAGAAGGTCCTCCTCGGCAAGTGGCTCTCCGTCCAGCCCGACTACCTCGTGCTGCACGAGCCCACCCAGGCGGTCGACGTCGGGGCACGTCGGGAGATCCTCACCACGATCGGTGAGGCCGCCGACCGAGGCATCGGAGTGCTCCACGTGAGCATCGAGCCGAGCGACCTCGTCGAGGTCTGTGACCGCATCCTGGTCTTCCACCCCGATCGCCCCCTCGTCGAGCTGCGGACGACTGATCCGGACGAGGTGCTGGACGCGATCTACACGACCGCACCGGACACCTCCCCTGCCACCGCCACCGCTGGAGACACTCATGCCTGAAATCCCGACCCCGACCTCGTCACACTCCCGGGTGACGAGCACGGACGACAGCTCGCACCGCACCATCACCGACAGCGGGCAGCCGGCGGACCCGGCCACCCCGCCGACCCGCACGACGCTGCGCTCGCGCTTCGAGCCCGGCTGGCTGCACGTCCTCACCAGCAGGTATGGCCTGATCGGTGTCTGGGCCGTGATGGTGCTCGTCTACGCGATCCTCATGCCGACATCGTTCTGGAACGTCGGCGCCCTCTCCTCGATCTTCGGCTCGCAGTCGGTGCTGGTCTTCCTCGCCCTCTCGGCGATGACCACCCTCATCGTCGGGGAGTTCGACCTGTCCATCGCCTCGGTCATGGGGATGACGGCGACGACAGTCGCCGTCCTCGGTGGCGTCCACGGATGGCCGATCGGCGCAGCCGTGGCGGCGGCGGTCGTCGTCGCGCTCGTGGCCGGCCTGGCCAACGCCTTCTTCGTGGTCTTCATGGACCTGAGCTCACTCGTGGTCACCCTGGGCATGGCCACCCTCCTGACCGGCCTGACCCAGATGATCTCCGGGTCCAACATCGTCTCGGTGAACTCACGCGGTCTCGCCGCTCTCGTCGGCCACGATGTCCTCGGGCTGCCCCTGAGCTTCTACTACGGCCTCGCGCTCGCGGTGCTCATCGCCTACGTCCTGGGTTGGACACCGCTCGGCCGCGGGATGCTCTTCATCGGGTCGAACCCCGAGGTCGCGCGCTTGGCGGGCATCCGGGTCAACCGCGTGCGGGTCGGCGCCTACCTCGCCGGAGCCCTGATGTCCGGGCTCTCGGGGATCATCCTCGTCGGCAGCGTCGGTGGTGTGGACCCGAGCACCACGATGACCTTCCTGCTGCCGGCCCTGGCCGCCGTCTTCCTCGGAACCGCGGTCGTCCAGCCGGGCCGGTTCAACCCGATCGGCACGATGATCGCCATCTACTTCCTCACGACCGGGATCTTCGGCCTGCAGCTGCTCGGCTTCTCCGGCTGGATCCAGAACGTCTTCTACGGCGGCGGTCTCGTCGTCGCCGTCGCCCTGGCCAAGATCATCCGCTCACGCACGACCACGGCCTGAGCTCCCCCCTTCGTCCCCACCACCCCGACAGAGGACCCGATGAACTCCCCACTGACCCACATCCGTGACCATGCCGCAGAACTGCGGGCGGAAGCCCGCCCCAGCGACGCCCTCGGCCGCCTGACCGACCGGACCGTGGAGATCCTGCGCGCATCGGAAGGGATGAAGATCCTCCACTCGAAGGACCACGGGGGATTCGAGGGGCACCCCAACGACTTCGTCGACTGGGCCATCGAGGTCGGCCGCAACCACCCCTCCGCGGGTTGGGTCGCCGGCGTCGTCGGGATCCATCCCTGGGAGATCGCGATCTGGGGACCGGAGGCCGAGGACGAGGTCTACGGGGCGAAGGGTGAAAGAGCCGACGACTGGGTGTCGTCACCGTATGCGCCCTTCGGCCGGGCGATCCCCGTCGAGGGCGGCTACCGGTTCACCGGCCGGTGGCCGTTCTCGACCGGAAGCGACCACGTCGAGTGGGCGATCCTCGGCGGGATGGTCGCGGACGAGGACGGGCAGCCGACGTCACCACCGACCGTGTGCCACTTCCTGGTCCCGCGCCGCGACTTCGAGATCGTCCCGGACAGCTGGAACGTCATGGGTCTGTCCGGCACCGGGTCCAACGACGTGACCGTCGACGCCTTCGTCCCGGAGCACCGGGTGCTCGTTGCGGACGACGTGCGCGGCAACGTGTACACCGATCGTCATCGTCCGGACAGCCCGTTGTACCGCATGCAGTTCGGTCTGATGTTCCCGCTGGCCATCTCCGCGGGCACCTTCGGGATCGCCCGTGGCGCAGTCGACGCGGCCTACGCACACATCGAGAAGCGCGTCTCCACGCAGGGGACTGCGAGCAAGGCCGACCCCTTCACGATGCAGGCTCTGGCCAGGGCCGAGTCCGACGTCGAGGCAAGCATCGCCCACGTCAAGCTGCTCGTCGGTGACCACTATGACTCGTTGTGCGGTGGTGGCCCCCACATCAGCGTCGAGGACAGGCTGCGATTCCGCATCGACCAGGTGCGCGCCACCGACCGGGCGATCACGGCTGTCGGCGACCTGTACCGGCTCATGGGCTCCAGCGCCATCCAGCAGGCCTCGCCGCTCGAGCCCTACTGGCGGGACCTGCAGGTCGCGGCCTCGCACGTGTGCAACGTCCGGGAGATCTGCTACACGGCGTGGGGAGCGCACCAGTTCGGTGGTGCAGTACCCCCGAGCGCCCTCTACTGAGTCGTCGCACGGCACGCGGGCCGGGGGTTGCCAATAGTCGTTGATGCCCTCTACTCTGTAGCAACCACTACAGCAAAGATGCTTGGTCACCGCATCGACCGCCGCTCCCCGGCGCAGATGCCAAGGCCCCACAGACAAAGGAGTCGTGATGAGTCAGCAGGTCACCGAGGAGAGCACGTCCCGCGAGGTGGAGACTCCTGACTGGACTATCCACTACAACGAGGCGGGTTCGCCAGACGCGCCCGTGGTGGTGTTCCTCCACGGCTCGGGTCCGGGTGCCACCGGCTGGAGCAACTTCAAGACGAACATCGTCGAGCTGAGCAAGGACTTCCGGGTCATCGCACCCGACATGCCGGGTTGGGGCCGCTCGTCTGCCGTCACCCGCGACGAGAACGACCACGCGAAGGCGGCCGTCCAGCTGCTCGACGCGCTCGGCATCGACAAGGCGGCCTTCGTCGGGAACTCGATGGGTGGGATCACCACCCTGCGCCTGGCCACCGAGTACCCCGAGCGGGTCAGCCAGGCCATCACCATGGGTCCGGGCTCGGGCACGGTGCCGATCACCCAGGCCGGTGGCGGTCTCTCCGAGGGCATGAAGGTTCTTCTTGGTGGATACCGTGAGCCGACCGCCGAGTCGATGAAGGCTCTTGTGCAGGTCATGACCTACGACTCGGAGCGGTTCGGCACGGACGAGCTGGCCGAGGAGCGGGCTCGCTCCGCCCGGGCGAACCCCGAGCACCTGAAGAACTACCTGGACGGATTCGCTGCCGGCGGTCCGATCGCCAAGTGGTTCAGCCTCGACGCACTCAAGGACGTCGGCGTGCCCTGCCTCCTCATCCACGGACGCGACGACCGCGTCGTCCACTTCGAGCACTCGTTGCACCTGCTCGCCCGCATCCCCGATTCGCGACTCGTCCTGCTCAATCGCTGCGGCCACTGGGCGCAGGTCGAGCACGCGGACGAGTTCAACCGCCTCGTCCGCGACTTCCTGCTCGCGAACGCCTGACGGCACCCACCCACACCCAGACCACGAAGAGGACTCAACGATGACTTCTCCGATCGAGCACATCCGCAATCACGCCGAGATCCTTCGCAGCGAGGCGCTGCCCAGCGACCAGGCCGGCCAGCTGACCGACGCGACCGTGAAGGTGCTGCGTGACTCGGGCGTCATGCGCCTGTACGCCCCAGCGGAGTACGGCGGCGCCGAAGCACACCCGGTCGAGTTCATGGAGGCCGCCATGGAGGTCGGCCACCACTCCCCCTCGGCCGGTTGGGTCACCGGTGTCGTCGGGGTGCACCCGTGGGAGATCGCCATGATGGACCAGCGCCTCCAGAAGGAGATCTGGGACCAGGACCACGACGTGTGGACGGCCTCCCCGTACGCGCCGTTCGGGGTCGGCACGCCCGTCGACGGCGGCTACCTGTTCACGGGACAGTGGCCCTACTCCACGGGGACCGACGCCTCGGAGTGGGTCATCCTCGGAGGCATGGTCGGCGACGCCGACGGCAAGGCGCTCATGCCGCCCCAGGTGCGCCACTTCGTGATCCCGCGCAAGGACTACGAGATCGTCGAGGACAGCTGGAACGTCATGGGCCTGAAGGGCACCGGCTCCAAGGACGTGCGCATGAAGGACGTCTTCGTGCCCGACTACCGCACGGTCGGGGCCGCGGAGATGAACGCCGGTGACTACGAGTACCGCCAACCCGGCAAGACCCTCTACCGCCTGAAGTTCCCCGTCGTCTTCTCGGCCGCCATCAACTCCGGCACCCAGGGCATCGCCGAGGGGGCACTCAAGGTCTTCCGTGACTACGTGATCGAGCGGGTCACGGCCGACCAGCGGGTGGCCAAGCAGGACCCCGTGCTCATGCACGTCTACGCCGAGGCCGCCGCGGACATCGCCGCCAGCCGCACGGTTCTGCTTAACGAGATGAAGGAGCTCTACGACTTCGTCGACGGTGGCGGAGAGCTGACGATGACCGAGCGCGTCCGGACCCGCCGCAACGGCGTGCGGGCAGTCCGCAGGTCCATCGACGCCATCGACCGGCTGTACAAGATCGCCGGCTCGCAGAGCATCCACGAGCGACTGCCGAACGAGCGCTACTGGCGGGACATGCAGGCGGGCATGACCCACATCTGCAACGTCGACGGTCCCATCTACAACGCCGCGGCCACGCTCGACTTCGGCGGCGAGATCACCAACCCCATGCTCTTCGCCTGACCGCGACAGCGCGCTCTCGAACGACACACAGGAGAACTGCCATGATCACCCGTCTCGCCTATCTCGGAATCACCTCACCCAACCACGCCGACTGGCCGGACCTCGCCCGCACGGTCTGGGGGGCCCAGGTCGTCGACGACGGTCCGGACGGCGCGGTGCGCATCAAGATCGACGACGCCGCGTGGCGGCTGCAGATCCACCCCGGTGAGGAGGACCGCACCGAGTACATCGGCTGGGCGGTCAACTACGAGGAGGACCTCGAGGAGGTCCTGCGCGTGTGCGCCGAGCTCGACATCGAGCACGAGCGCGGCGACGAGGAGCTCGCGGCATCGCGTGCGGTCAACCGCATCGTCGTCTTCACCGACCCGTGGGGGTTCCGGCACGAGGTGACCTGGGGCCAGAGCGCCGTGCCGGGCAGCTTCCTGCCGAGCCGGCCGATCAGCGGCTTCGTCACCGGTGAGCAGGGCCTCGGTCACGTCCTGCTGCTCCTGCCGGACATCGAGGCCGGTCACGAGTTCTTCAGCAACTTCGGTTTCCGTCTCTCGGACAAGATCATCGTCCCCGGACGGCTGAACGCGCGCTTCTACCACTGCAACAAGCGCCACCACAGCCTGGCGCTGGGCCAGGGCCCGGAAGGCGTCGCGGGAGTGAACCACCTGATGATCGAGGTCGGCGACATGGACGACGTCGGGACCGGCTACGAGCTGGCGCAGGAGCACGACGTGCCGATCACCCTGAGCCTGGGCCGGCACACCAACGACAAGCAGTTCAGCTTCTACCACGCGACGCCGAGCAGTTTCCACGTCGAGTACGGCTGGGGTGGTCTCGAGGTCGACGAGGAGGAATGGATCCCGCGCGTCTACGACCGCACCGCCACCTGGGGCCACATCCCGGGTGAGGGGACGCAGCGGGGCCCCGGCCTCATGCACCCCCTCGGGGCAGCCGGTGCCGTGATGCACGACGTGCCGGAGGCCTGAGACCGGTGCCATTTCCCCCCTTCGCCCACGCTGCTGAGCTGACGGGGGTGGCCGCGGACGTCACAGCGCACGACAAGCGGATCGCCCTGCGCTCGGCGATCGCCGGAGGGACGCTCGTCCTCCCCGGCGCCACCGACGCCATGGGCGCCCGCCTCGTCGAGCGCGCCGGCTTCTCCGCCGGCTACCTCACCGGTGCCGGCCTGGCCAATGCGACGTACGGGCTACCCGACATCGGCCTCATCTCACTCGCCGAGGTCGCCGACCACGTCGACCGAGTGGCCAGCGCCGTGCAAATACCCCTCGTCGTCGATGCGGACACCGGCTACGGCAACGCCGTCTCCGCCATGCGCACCGTCCAGAAGCTCGAGCGTGCCGGCGCTGCGGGCATCCAGCTCGAGGACCAGGAGATGCCCAAGCGCTGCGGTCATTTCGACAGCCACGCGCTGATTCCGGGGGAGCACATGGCGGCCAAGATCGTCGCCGCCCGACAGGCTCGCCATGATGAGGCGACGGTGATCGTCGCCCGGACCGATGCCCGCAGCGTCCACGGCATCGACGAGGCGATCCACCGGGCCAAGCTGTACATCGAGGCCGGCGCCGATGTCCTCTTCGTCGAGGCACCGCGCACCAGGGACGAGCTCGAGCTCGTCGGCCGCGAGCTCGCCGGGACGCCGCTGCTCGTCAACGTGGTCGAGGGAGGCAAGACGCCCCAGATGTCGCTGGAGGAGTACGAGCGGCTCGGTTTCACCGTCGTCCTCTTCGCCAACTACCTCATGCGCTCGATGATGGCGGCAGGGCAGGAGGCGCTGGCTCACCTCGCCGAGACCGGCGAGACCGCCTCGCGTGAGGACCGAATGGCGACGTGGCAGGACCGGCAGGAGCTGTTCAACCTGCCCCAGTTCAGCGCTGCGGAGGCCCACTTCGACCGGCTGGGCGAGGCGACGTCATGAGCACCAGGGTCTTCGCCGAGGAGCCGGGGATCACCACGGACGGGCTGCCCGTCGAGCGCGAGCTGCCCGATCGGGTCGGGGTGATCGTCCTCGGCGGTGGCCTCGCGGGGGCAGCCGCGATGCTCGCCGCCGCCGAGGAAGGGCAGTACGCCGTCCTGCTCGAGAAGCT
Above is a window of Janibacter cremeus DNA encoding:
- the recF gene encoding DNA replication/repair protein RecF (All proteins in this family for which functions are known are DNA-binding proteins that assist the filamentation of RecA onto DNA for the initiation of recombination or recombinational repair.), which encodes MYVRHLSIGDFRSYPAAELALEPGVTTLVGLNGQGKTNLVEAIGYVASLSSHRVATDQPLVRFGTDRAIVRAAVVRDERESLVELEITPGKANRAKLNRSHLPRTRDVLGTLRTVLFAPEDLALVKGDPGERRRFLDDLLVQRQPRWAGVRSDYDKIVRQRGALLKSAASLLGSRRGRRRRSSAAPEGVDPAAAAEDALRTLEIWDDHLATVGAQLLYARLRLLRDLVPHLQEAYREVSANQSEATAVYRSSLHDEAAEAIAAGEVPEVDELRSMILESLARVREQEVERGVNLVGPHRDDLVLGLGPMPAKGYASHGESWSFALGLRLAAYHLLRRDLGDDPVLVLDDVFAELDSGRRERLAALVSDCEQVLITAAVPADVPESLAGRRYTVSLGEVGEAT
- a CDS encoding DUF721 domain-containing protein, producing the protein MSEGEGVPSGAGGEPNPDDVPEPVTGPVPAEDDEVEPSVEDAALTALARARAMAAKKGLRPGMKPRPKRRRQHPQAPKGTRGRDPMTIGDQVDRLVDNRGWQVDVAAGSVMGRWDEIVGREVAEHCQPVSFEDGVLSVRADSTAWATQIRLLSSSLLGRITDAAGPDVVHELRVHGPSAPSWSRGPRRSSDGRGPRDTYG
- a CDS encoding alpha/beta fold hydrolase — encoded protein: MPTKNAEVTSRDVRLAEVTYRVHSTGDPSMTPLLLLHGSGPGATGTSNWKAVIEELGDRYYCIAPDMIGFGDSTHLTDPPRGMKALNAIQARTLFELLDALEVSGPITLVGNSMGGMISLEMALLDGDRVGKMLLMGSGGAPDLPVTEGLQHLFGFYADPTPASMKKLLSSFVYDIDVLGDKVDEVVDERMPYIQRSDIKRSHAAMFDPGAPKPGFTAQEMATIGHKVLCVHGRDDIIVPVESSTWLAKNLPDASLHIIPRTGHWTQIEAHDTFIFLLESLVAGKL
- a CDS encoding fumarylacetoacetate hydrolase family protein, giving the protein MAWDIAELSAGRIGPDPMDMYASVDVIRDLVAAADPDVATPVTIEDLDAPVPRPAAVVAIGLNYAEHAHESGFEAPAELPPVFTKWPSSITSAHDQIVLPAGSVDWEVEVVAVLGRALHRAAEEDVVDALAGVTVGQDLSERDRQLSGPAPQFGLAKSFPGFSPIGPWVVTLDDAPGLDDLHLGCAVDGEVVQDGTTAHLLYPVVRAVAELSQILTFQPGDLVFTGTPDGVGMARRPPRYLQSGQTLSSWVDGVGRMEHQLVTE
- a CDS encoding sugar ABC transporter substrate-binding protein yields the protein MSRTTTTSLRGLAAVATLSLTLSACGAGEQASGGNASADSSGAQAASVDEAKAQVEEWSKEITEWPEVTEIADPADLRGKTVTIVPLGDQIPVIHGVGVGEEQALEELGAKVNVCDGKFNPSEIAACLKTAGDRDVDYVITNFVDYDMVPAAIDDLTAKGTKVLVGSMHESKNAPKSDNLAFYDATERVALLYEAMATDAVAGQGQETHPLFLKLMDSSTTEVASERMITKFEELCPGCRSDSVEFTTANLDKLSSTVSAALVSNPDTNAIIVPVDTFVPPAIQGAKSANKMDQVEIYSSSSDLAGLQRVQDGTQASDLGTPVIFEGWKHVNALMQMASGEEVQPADVLVTRAFTPENVDDLQLDPKTYLTDDWFGTGYRDEFLAAWGAE